CATGTCAGAGTTTTATGGCACAGGTGTGTAATCGTATGGGCTGGGAGCCTAGAAAGGTGATCTGATAATTGGCCACGGGGGAAACAGCTGTGTGTCTAGGGATTGTCTGTAGAAGATAAGGGACAGGAACTTGTAGTGAGGTATTTTATTAAGTGTCAATTTGCCACAATAGTGTGTCCTCATAGAAGCTACAACAGAACAGAGTGCTcttggagtttttctttgcagCTCAgattaagggggaaaaaacctgAAAACAAGATATGcttaaaatgtagaaattcagatcaacttttttttaaaaacctgaaaaaaactGACTACGCATTGATTTATTGTAGCGTGGCTAAAAAGAGGAACTATTTATGTTATCAGCTAATATAggcagcaatgaaaaaaaaatccctgcaaGCAAAAAGGGGAGAAATAAACATAAGaagatacaataaaaaaaatatctatttgTATTAAAGACAGATAAAGAGGTGGTGTAATTTGTATGTACTGTGTTAAAAAACTGCAGTGCTTAAAATTTGAAACTTAGTACAAAGAATGCTGCCACTTTTTCATGCTGCGGAATTGCATCTGGTGGCAGCAAAGCGAAACGGCAAGCTTTATTTTCCTCAGACAGTAATGCTAGTGTACCTTTGGCACAGAAAAGCAGCGCCTCATACCTCACTCGGGGCAGCTCAGTCAATGGAACAAAGTTAGAAGAATAGAATACAGTcacagaacaaaacacacacggcACAGTGCCGGTGCAGAGACTACGGCTGGAATTCCACTCGGTGTACGAGATGAGCAAAATGGTGACAGGCAAGAGTGGGATGGGGCCTTTACTCCTATAAGCCATGCATGTCTTCAGCCAAGAATAATTTCCATTTTCATAGGCAAGACTACAGCTGCAGAATTCACTCATCAGTGTAACACCACTGCAAACAACTGCTTGTGCTCTGTCTGCATTAATACAGCTACATCtgcatgttacagaaaataacTGTTCCATTGTTATGACAGATTAAAAACGCCAGCATGaacaagaataataataatcatcatcatcaacaactaCCAGGAATATGATCTGCAAATAAATTACCTAATTCAGTGTGTTAATTTTTCTATAGAAAGGattgtgaaaattaaaaaaaaaacatttaattaaaaaaattgtaaaaatatattaaaaattttaaaaaagaaaatttttatgttataatagtattagttagtttttttatttagttttttatttagtttttttaataaaacattttccaaCATCATAGCATCTGATAAGGTTTCTTACTCAAAAAAGCAggggaaagtaaataaattatctGAAAATTGATATTGTATGTGTTATAATACAAGttataataaaacacttatttataatgtaagtcctaatacactttaaaaaaaagctcaacTATTCAATTAGACCCCAGTTGCCCCAAAGCTAAAGTGTATAACAACGCCACGTCTCAGTGCAATACGTGCAGAAGGTGGAGCTGTTTGCGTACACAGTGCGATTCGCCCATATTTATGGATTCCTAGCAGCGGCATTGACATCAGCCCAGCCCAGTGTTTTGACAGGACACTAATGTTGAGCTCAGATGAGGAATCACTTCAAGGTGCCCTCTGACACAAGATAAATGGCAGCTGACCTGAAGACACTGAGAGGTGAGCAGCCTTGTGGCACTGTTGTGGTGCTAGTCTGAAAATTTCCTGTGTTTCTTGAGATGCACCACATCTTAAGCTTCTTAAGCTTCCCACAGTTGGAGATGGAAGGTGCAGATTCTGTGTCTGACGGAACGGAATTACtactttcctgaaaaaaatgaCCAGGACTGTTTAACAAAATCACACAAGCTCCGATGTTAAACAGTTACAGAATACATATAGTTCAAAAAGAAATCACAGATTTGAAGAGATTTAAAATgccaaaataaacatataatagtGAGCTGATGGCCTCCTATTTTTGGATGTAGCTTATCgtttcaatttatttaatcaatgctagtaacttttttaaacaaaagaaaaaaatctgatacaAAACACACAGTTCCTGAACTAAATGAACCATGGCTGTGTTTTCTACATTATACTCTCAGCCACACAAATGATCAAACCTGATGACAGTCAAAGTCTGAGGAAGAAACGGAGCTTACCAAAGGGAAAGTGACAGGCTTTTCTACAACAGATGTTTCTACCGAGGGGAGTCTACTCTCCACTGAGCAGTCTCACACATGAGAGACACCCAAAGCTTTGGAAACCGTCCTGAAAATGTATATTCACTGGTAAACATGCCACCTCCCACACTGACTGCTGCTTTCACAAAATATTCCTGCCATGTGCAGAATTACAGGGAACGACTCAGAATGTTGAAATACATAAGCATCCATTTATATAGTTGAGGAGAATGAAATATCctttaacacaaaacaaaaaaaagccaagGATGTTGCACCTTATTACAAAAAGATAAGCTTTTATCGATCCATAATCTGGACGAAAGCCAGACTATTGACAGGAAGACAAAAGACTTCAGCAAGGCCATTTGTCACAAATCTAGTGCCCTTACTCTATCATGGCAAGCGAAATTTTCCCACTGGAAGTGATAACACACTTGTTCAGTTTTAGCAGATCAATATTAATATGTGGGTGATCCAGAAGATAGATGTAGGACACAGTTTAACCCATTCGCTGCTGGATCATAACCCAAAGGCCAAAAGAATTCACTCAGGACCTGGAACAGGTTGAATTAAACGCCAATTCTCTTTTTGGATGTGTTCAAGTATGCACACAATTTAGCTGCTAAGTGATGCCTTGTTGTTGCTCCTAATACAGCAAGAATAAtcatacagaaataataataacaccaaaTATTAAGAATGCTTCAACAGCAACAAAATATTCCTCATTTGTTGTCTGTGTACTGCAAAATCTACCATCAATGCTGCATAGAACACTACCAATAGAGAAAAAAGTATGCTTTATAATTCTTTAAGCCATAATTATCACTTGAAATTAGTCCCAGAACAGGATCTCcagtaaatgtaattttcagtAGTGCACAGAGATGGCATGCTTGTCATCTAAAGCCATGTCCACTTCACAAGACGGCATTTTGCCTCCTGTTCATTGTGGCCAGTCTGGTGCCCATTTCCTTCAGACAGGATCTAAGCAGGAGCCAGACGGGAAGGCAAGCATGGCCACGCAGGAGGCCGGATAAGCCAGCTCTGATGCCTTGATACTGCTCCAGACCCCCAAGCTTTGACATGCTGGCcacaaaagcagaaaaagtTTCCTCAGGAAGCAAATAAGCTTCTAGCAAAAtactgcttttttcccccattataATCTACACAGCTGTCACTTTCTTAAACCTATAAATTTAGCAAACAAAAATTGTGATAATctacaacacaaaaataaactaGCAAATTAAACAGCTTATAAGGAAGAAAATTAGattgaatatgaaaaaaaaggaaataaaaggaaaaattaatattttagaaGCTGTCGGGTTTGTAaacttgtaaataaaaaatacaaaaaaggggaaaaaaaggggaaaaaaaggggaaaaaagggttgtgtttgcaaaaaaagaaaattgtccCAGTTAGAATATTATCGTAATATTCAAAGCTAAATAAagatttttcccccattctttATATACAGGctacatattttgtatttaaaaggttttcacataataataataatcaataaacagATATTAAAATGTGGTTTTTTgctaaacatgtttatttctacAGTATTCTTCACATGAGTTTATTTTCAAACAAATCCATAACTGGGAGAAATGTATGCAGTACATATACACtcataaaaatagaatattatttcaatgtaaaattattttgcCTGAACTGCAGATCatctatttataaaataataagaagtGTTCCGAAAGACCGGTCTGGATATTGGTGTTTAAAGTTGGGCAAAAGGTAATTAATTTGGCAGTAAATTATTTGCACTGTAATTGGTTAACCTAATGAAGGAGAGGAAATTGCAAATCAAACCGAGGTTCTCTACCTTTCGCTCTAATAAGATGGAAATCTTTTGCATAAAGCGCAATGTACACATTGCCGGATCCTGACCAGCCATTGTGGTAACATCATGCTTGAGTGTTCCTCTCACTACAAATAAaacagagtaaataaataaataaattttcaaataaatttagCAATTAtcatatagtgtaaataaatgtgtctgccaaagaaaaaagaatctaTGTAAGTACCTGGCTTTTTTTGGTTCTTTAACTGGAattgtacagtactgtaattTCTTTGAAAATTACACaggctaatattaatatttattttgaattgaaattatatttaaatttcaaTAACTTTGTATAAATATCAGTATCATGAAGAGTGACTAGTGCATGATGAAGGCTTTATCCAAGTTCTTACTTGCTACTCAATATTAAACTCTGCAGTAAATCAGGCTTGGCTGAAAAAACTAATATTGAACTTACAGTTGTATTTCTGATTATAGCTGTCATTTTCCACTGTACTTGGTAACAACAGAAAGAGAAGCTTTCATAAAGCATCTGTGCAGTTAAATAAagcataaacatgtttaaacttTCTGCAGGCAGGTTAGCAGTGTGTTTTATACTCAGCAAAGCGCTTTGCAATAATGTGATGTGCTTGATGGGACGCCGGTCCCCACAGGTTCGGCGTGGGCGTCCCTGTGGCCCACCTCATGATCTTGCGCTTTGGCACACTGGCAGATGGGGTACATCATGCCATCAAGTGGAAAAACGAGTTAATGTCAAGTGGCTCAAATACAACTGTTCCTCCAAAGGCAAAAACTAgcacaatattttttgttgccttttttttccccctgttaCAGATTATATTTATAATCCATAATGTTTAATGAATTGTAATCCCCTAAACACCCTTAGGAACACCAAAATATACCACTGTTCCTAAAAGAGGTTTGCAGAAATAAGAAGACactaaactatatatattttttgctctTTATTCCACCAAAAACTGTTTTAGGAATCAAATTATGTTggttcattatatttatatttgaagAGAAACATTTGCAGACATAAATTATCCTAGCAAATTAGGTAAGCTTAATAACCAGAGTTATTAAGCTTAGTATATATTTACAAAACTCACTacacatttgtaaatattataaatattcactACAAAAGATTTTAAGTATTGCAGGCCTCAGTAGTTTCAGCGCAGCACCCGAGAGAAGTGTGACTCAATGCAGCCATCTAGTGGCAAAGTGTATCATTTTCAAGTATGGAGgtaaacatgaaaataaaatctgcttttaaataaataaataaataaataaataaatgcagaattCTATTACAGGATTTTcgttataatgtaaatatacagtaaaaatattCTTATTCTGTGTGTCTGAACTATAAAAACTATGAATATAATATCAGCATTTTCCTGTGTGCCTGCTTTATAGCCCAATTAATTTCCAAATTAATTTCcaaataaagctattaaatattaatgtgatGTACATTTGAACAATTAATGAAAAAACGTGTAATTCATTATTCTGATTTATTCTtacattgtttaatttgttatCTTCAGAGTGTGAGGCTAGGTTTCACTGAGGTTTCTAAGCGCTTGTGACCCAAGAGGGTTTAATCAGAGTCCAGCCAAGTCACAATGTCTTCTGCACGACTCATTATCAGCTACATGTACTGTGTTTCCTGCTCTGGATGAAGCTCTAATGGAACTCTGCGGCCGACGAGACATGTCTCTAGGGGAGCTGAGAGTAGAAACATGCACGCATACACAGACCCAGACACATACAACTGAAGCCACATTAATTATGTAGAACTACACATCTATAATGCCAGTATGTGGACTAGTACTGCAACTGACCCAGCTGAGAGCATGGAAGCTCAGTTCACCCTTCGCTATTGCCAATTCGACACGGTGTAATTGAGAATGACTATATCTTATAACAGTTCAGTGCTTAAGATGAGGTAAAGTTAACTAGTCAGAAGCAAGCCACAGCttacaaagagaaaataattcATGTGCACAGGTATTCTATTTTATATGTGCTTTTCATTAAATTCATCCATGAAGACAGTCCAATGACAAGGTGTCAAAATATATCCACACAAATAAACTGGCAAAAACTCCTTAAGATCAATGCACACAATACACCGAGCATGTGATTCTAGCTTCACATGTAAAAACAATGAAACCAAACACTTTACTTCAATCAGCTGTGCCACAGACATTTTGTGCCCAGCTTGTAAGTGATACTGAAACTAATTAGCTTGCAGGGCTACTACACCATAATGAATATTTGAATGGGAATATGTGCAGGCATGACTTGAGAAGAATTGTGGCCATCCCCATTggcaattaaaatattttaaattaaaactgcatAACATTATTGAGATGGGTATAATTACTATAGGCCTCATTTTAAAAGTACAAGTaaagttggcaagacttcgtgCTTACcagccctgctgaaaaatcagTGGTCAAACTGGTAGATCATCTTTGCCTGTTTTCAGTTTCCTTATTACTTGACTACACTGCTACTCAATAAAATGTTAGACATTTTCTAATTGCCTTGCTGTTATTTCCTTTTGCTGTTTTAGTGGCAATAATTCAGAAACTGTTCTTTCTACTAGTTGGTAAAGAAAGTCTGAGCAGTTTAAGcagctcagcctgtgttttggcagctggtaaaCTGGATTTTTCATCAGGAAGCCATTTGAAAACTTTGTCCAGGTCATGGCTCTGTGGAGATTACAGCAGATTATTTAACTAACACTGTTCTTCACACTTACCATGCTCTTTAGTAACGTTTATTAGTTCGCAACTCGACATTGTGAACTGATTGTTCCTGgggtaaaatttaaataaataaataaatactgaagcAACTTCCTTTCGTTCAACACCATcaactaaaacacaaaacacaacgaGACGCCTGCAGTTGTTATTTCTTAATCGCAGCAAATCTAATAATTTAACAGCTCACCTGCAGCACGAGCGCGTGTTTACTtttaacaggaagtgatgtcatacatttttaaacaatccACGGCGCGCAGGGTTAAGAAATTGCCCACTTGAAGTATATAATAACCTCCTGTTTCAGCAAAACCTATTTATCTGCAGCCATGATGCGCTCACTTTGTAAGTTTAACAGATCGTTCGGTTAAGAGATAAGATgggtttgtttgcttgcttgtgtTAGCTAGTTTATGAAGCTGAGGATTACTAGCTAACGCGAGCTAGTTTAGCTGTTAGCTCGATAGTTCAACCTACCGCAGAGCAGTTCAGCGTTTATTTAACTTGAAGCCTAAATACTGTCAGGTAGTTGTGTGCATCAGAAATACAGGCTTAATTATAGTGCAGAAATGACCAGGCACTGTTTCCACTCTTCTCCAGGTAGCTAGCATCCTAGCTAGACTGAGAGCTAGAAGGGCTGTTCAAAACAAAAGGCAAAATACAGCTGATGCGCGATGTTTAACCGCAGTGTAGGCCTGTATCTGAGCTGGCGACATAAacacaacataaataaatacaagataAGCTGTATTTTCAAATATGTTTGTTCACATGTGTATTTACAATGTTAAGTACACGGAGAAGCTAGTGGAGGTGATGAAGCCAACTAGCAAACATTATTCTTGTGTGTTTACTAAGaattctcctttcttttttttagcattttgacCATATCTTAAACTAAAAAATATGAGCCCATAGGTTAGAAGGTTACTGTGGACCTGTTGACAGATGTAAACATTATTCTGTGATATAACatgtcttttgattttttttcctccaagtaGAAATGGCTTGTTCTTGTTCACACTTCTCTGTGCTCTGGATTTGATTGCATGTTGATCACTAACAGGTAGGATGGAGCTTCAGAAGATTATTCATGATGCACTGTATGACTTCGTCCGATCACATATCCCGCATGCAGATCTGAGGTAATCTCATAGCCGTCTTTCACCACCCAAATAAAATCTCGAAGACAAGAGGACGAGATGCAGCATACAGGgcatttgttttaatgtttctcCCACTTTCTTTCTCAGCACCCTGGACGATGTGCTGCTTTCCTACATCACTGGTGTGCTGGAAGATTTGGGCTCCCAAGCGAGCGTTGAAGAAAACTTTGACGTTGAGGTGTTTGTTGAGATGCTTGAAGCTTACATTCCAGGCTTTTCCAACATTGATTGgtaattattgttgttgctgtggtggTTGTGGTGAAGGTGCATCTAATTACAACCATGTTATGATTCAATGCACTACATTACAAAACAGTATGAACCATTAGCAGTATGTCTGTGGAAATGTATTAAACTATGcgataaactttttttttcctcagtgttcAGGTCTGTGAAATGATGTTTAGCTTGGCCTCGAAATTAGCCACAGCACGGAATGAAGGTAATTAATTCAAGCGTTGTTGGTTTGGATGGATCTTAAGCATAAGATATTGCATAACATTTTGCATGTTCATTTCAAAGAACATAGCTATTTTGAGATCATAGCCTTGTAAGTTTATACTATCTGTGAATATCGCCTGTTTCAGAGTCTTTTGAGTTGAAGACAGAAGATGGGAATTGTTCCTTGACCCCTGCTATAGAGCAAAGAGTCCCCATGCAAAAGACACACAGCAACTCATCACATGTAGAGGGAGCCACAGCCAAGGTAATAACTCGCATCTgagttttcagctctctgtccACGAAGTCTTACCATTTCTCCAGTCGCTGGATGTTTTACTTGGGTTAGCTGACCGCATTTTTTATGCCTCTACCACTGAGTGGGTGAGGCATTATgctttctgtccatctgtccgaGATTCTCAAATTTCTCAgaaacgagtggttgaatgtttgtagtaTATGGAAATCATTATTGTAACCAACAACTTGTAATTTGGTCCAAAtggggtcaaggtcacagcaaggtcaaatgtctgaataGTATTTCctcaatagcttccttcatgTTTGTCATTTAAATATGGTACATATTTGACCACCTTCATGGTCAGGAACTCAAGACCCATTTTCATCGCAATCCACTGGTACCAAGATTCTCGTTAGCATGATATCTCATGAaagagtggttgaatgtttgtaggatttatatggaattattactgaaaccagcagatgaactgattagatcttggaattgatccaaacagggtcaaggtcagaGCAAGGGCAAATATCTGATAGTTTtgcttcaatagcttccttcacATTCCAAGTacattttaagggtatttctggcTTACAAATTACAAGCAGGAGTAGACTGTTTGGAGGCAGAGGCATCCTCGTCGACGCCCTTGGCATCAAATTCGACTTGTTTTGCTCCATGTTTTCAGAAGCTACTTAGCTATAGTGCTATCTATAGTACTGTGAGGAAAATGATTGTGTTGAGGAAGGTAGAATGCATCTGGCAGTGAAGCCATGGAAGAGGTTAACATTATTAGTAAAAGTGACGATAATTtgaatttttactgttttataattATCAAATTTAGCTAATGTTCTTTGCAGCTTTATGTAACAATCACTTCACATCAATgcttaattttgtgtgtgtgtattaggtgAGCACTTCGGAGTGGGATGAACAGGAACAGCACCTTCTGGAGATGTTTCCTAAGTGTAGCGTGACCGAAGCCAGAAGTGCGTTATCTATTGCTAAAGGAGACATGGAGGAAGCAGTTCGACTCATCATTGAGGGAGATGTGCAGCTCAGTCCCACTCCTCCCCTCAGTGTGAGTAAACCAACCATGGTGAAGCTTGATTTGTCTCTGGAGCCCTGaactactcaaaaaaaaaaaaaaaaaaaaaaaagagaacagtgGCCCAAATGTGTCCTGCCAGCTGTGCCTAGGAATGAATAATTTTATGTGTTATGCCATGCAAAAGTATATGTATTGACTGGAAACAAGCTTTATGTTGTAGATGTTGCATTTGTTTCTAGGGAAGCCAAGGGAAGACTGTTTCTGCACAGGCTGATGAGAAGCTTAAAgcaaatattttagaaaagtGAGTCTTCTCTAAACTACTGTAATAGCTAATTTTCTGTTTCACTTGGagagataaatgaatgaagctatacattttatactttatattttatgttaagaTTTTTATATTCTAAAGTGTCTTCGGCTTATTTTGTATTCAGTGTCTTACAGTTTATCTCTTCCTATtctactgcacactacaccagTCACTTTAGACCACCTTGTTTATTGTttagtatatttattttaaatgcttcTATTGTCTTGTATCCATTAATGTTGAAAGCTGCTTCTTTTTCTATACTTCTATATATCAGATGAAGAAAACTGTGACAAAGACAAATAAGTTTCTCTGTCCATTTTCTTTCAGATACATGTTGGTAGATAGTGAGGAAGATAAGAAAATACACAGACCGTTTGTTCCAAAAGACGTGAGTCTCTCGTTTtcatgcgtgcgtgtgtgtgtgtgtacctgcttgTGAAGAAAGTAGCATATAGATGTAGGCACTATAACAGTGTGTCCTATAGAAGGCTACAAGGCTGATAGATTGATTTATATCTTATAGGCTCCAAAGAAGTTGGTGCGTTACCATGGCAATCAAGTGGTGACTACCAAGGGAGAGCGCTACCATCTGGTCAAGAAAGATGAAAcggaagaaatgaaaaagacttATGTTAGCCTTAAGCCAGCACGCAAATACCGCTTTCATTGATGTCTGTACAATTACACATCtggtttttaaatttatttatgactGGAGTGATTTGGCCTGTTTGTTAGCTTTTATGTGAGTTcatattttttacacttttgtctctttttctgatTCAGACTCTATTCAATTCTAACTGCACTGACCGAATCAAATCTTTACAAAGATTTGTTTTGGGGAAAGGTTTTACTTTTTGTGGTATTTTTGgtttaattgtgttttatgtACCAACACCagttctatttcacccctcctaactGCCAAgggtggtttaaaaaaaaaaaaaaaaaaaaaggatttctttgtgtgtgcgCCCATGTTCCGAGACCTTCCACAGTCACAAAGTGGCAACCATCCTCCCCCTTTTCTTCAAGTACATGGAGCGGTCCACTTATCAGCGACAGGTGACTTGTTCTCCAAAGCTAGGGATAgcctcctctccttctcttctaCCTCGGTGAGTGTACTTCTTGTACATTATAAGTATTTTTCATAGAATGCTAAAGAGCACCGTGGTGCTCAGCATTACTACCTTGTGTCACTCACCGCATTGATTGCTACCTTAAAAAGGTCACATTCCGTGCCATCTAGGGAACTACCAGGCCACTAATCCACAAGAA
This sequence is a window from Pangasianodon hypophthalmus isolate fPanHyp1 chromosome 3, fPanHyp1.pri, whole genome shotgun sequence. Protein-coding genes within it:
- the cuedc2 gene encoding CUE domain-containing protein 2; the encoded protein is MMRSLCRMELQKIIHDALYDFVRSHIPHADLSTLDDVLLSYITGVLEDLGSQASVEENFDVEVFVEMLEAYIPGFSNIDCVQVCEMMFSLASKLATARNEESFELKTEDGNCSLTPAIEQRVPMQKTHSNSSHVEGATAKVSTSEWDEQEQHLLEMFPKCSVTEARSALSIAKGDMEEAVRLIIEGDVQLSPTPPLSGSQGKTVSAQADEKLKANILEKYMLVDSEEDKKIHRPFVPKDAPKKLVRYHGNQVVTTKGERYHLVKKDETEEMKKTYVSLKPARKYRFH